The following proteins come from a genomic window of Sulfitobacter indolifex:
- a CDS encoding cysteine desulfurase family protein, with translation MSCGAQPFCRGGRAVRTYLDHNATTPLRPEARAAMIAAMDLPGNPSSVHAEGRAAKAVVERARAQVAGLVGCDPVDVIFTSGATEAAALAASLGARIVTSAVEHDAVLSWGQADRLGVDAQGIWDGDLSPAEGADLVALQAANSETGVLQQTMSLAQQCWAMEKTPFVLVDAVQALGKTSFKMATSGADFILVSAHKLGGPKGVGALIVKRGIDVAAQLRGGGQEMGRRSGTENIPGIAGFGAAAEAAAADVAAGRWKEVAELRDLLEATLADASKLTIFVGKGAPRLPNTSCIVTPGWKGETQVMQMDLAGFAISAGSACSSGKVRGSAVLRAMGFDETQAASAIRVSLGLQTTREDILRFATSWTAKMKKHETRAA, from the coding sequence ATGTCCTGCGGTGCCCAACCTTTTTGCCGTGGTGGACGAGCCGTGAGAACCTATCTCGACCATAACGCGACCACGCCGCTGCGGCCCGAGGCGCGCGCGGCGATGATCGCGGCGATGGATCTGCCCGGCAACCCCTCTTCGGTGCATGCCGAAGGGCGCGCGGCCAAGGCGGTAGTTGAGCGTGCCCGGGCGCAGGTGGCGGGATTGGTCGGTTGCGATCCGGTGGACGTGATCTTTACCTCCGGTGCTACAGAGGCAGCAGCGCTTGCCGCCTCTCTGGGCGCCCGGATTGTCACCTCTGCGGTGGAGCATGATGCGGTCCTCTCTTGGGGGCAGGCGGATCGGCTGGGCGTCGATGCTCAGGGTATCTGGGATGGGGATTTAAGCCCTGCGGAAGGGGCCGATTTGGTGGCTCTGCAAGCGGCCAATAGCGAAACCGGTGTGCTCCAGCAGACCATGTCACTGGCGCAGCAGTGTTGGGCGATGGAGAAGACACCCTTCGTCTTGGTCGATGCTGTGCAGGCACTTGGTAAAACTTCATTCAAAATGGCGACGTCGGGCGCGGACTTCATTCTTGTCTCGGCGCATAAGTTGGGCGGGCCAAAGGGTGTCGGCGCGCTGATCGTAAAGCGGGGCATCGATGTCGCCGCTCAACTGCGCGGCGGCGGACAAGAAATGGGACGCCGCTCTGGGACAGAGAACATTCCCGGCATCGCGGGGTTCGGCGCGGCGGCAGAAGCAGCTGCGGCGGATGTGGCTGCAGGGCGCTGGAAAGAAGTAGCCGAACTGCGCGATTTGCTGGAAGCGACCCTTGCAGACGCCTCAAAGCTGACTATTTTTGTAGGAAAAGGTGCGCCGCGCCTCCCCAACACCTCCTGCATCGTCACGCCGGGCTGGAAAGGTGAGACGCAAGTGATGCAAATGGACCTTGCAGGTTTTGCCATCTCCGCCGGCTCGGCCTGCTCCAGCGGCAAAGTGCGAGGCAGTGCTGTGTTGCGCGCCATGGGCTTTGATGAAACACAGGCCGCCAGCGCGATCCGGGTGTCGCTGGGCCTGCAGACCACCCGGGAAGATATCCTGCGGTTCGCGACAAGCTGGACCGCAAAAATGAAAAAGCACGAAACGCGGGCCGCCTGA
- the sufB gene encoding Fe-S cluster assembly protein SufB, whose protein sequence is MTLKEKDGVKEGVDQETVDAVREVGGKYKYGWSTDIEMDYAPMGLNPDIVRLISEKNEEPEWMTEWRLAAYDRWLTKKEPDWAMVDYPEIDFQKQYYYARPKSMATKPKSLDDVDPKLLDTYKKLGIPLKEQMILAGVEGAEDAPAEGRKVAVDAVFDSVSVGTTFQEELKKAGVIFCSISEAIREHPELVRRYLGSVVPVNDNFYATLNSAVFSDGSFVYVPPGVRCPMELSTYFRINAENTGQFERTLIIADKGSYVSYLEGCTAPQRDESQLHAAVVEIIIEEDAEVKYSTVQNWYPGDENGKGGIYNFVTKRADCRGDRAKVMWTQVETGSAVTWKYPSCILRGDDSQGEFYSIAIANNMQQADTGTKMIHLGKRTKSRIVSKGISAGKAQNTYRGLVSMHPKAKESRNYTQCDSLLIGSECGAHTVPYIEVKNNSSRVEHEATTSKVDDDQMFYCRSRGMDEEEAVALVVNGFCKDVLQALPMEFAMEAQALVAISLEGSVG, encoded by the coding sequence ATGACCCTGAAAGAAAAAGATGGCGTCAAGGAAGGCGTCGACCAGGAGACCGTGGACGCCGTGCGCGAAGTCGGCGGCAAATACAAATACGGTTGGTCCACTGATATCGAGATGGATTATGCCCCTATGGGGCTGAACCCCGATATCGTGCGCCTGATCTCGGAAAAGAACGAAGAGCCCGAGTGGATGACCGAATGGCGTCTGGCGGCCTACGACCGTTGGTTGACCAAGAAAGAGCCCGACTGGGCGATGGTCGATTACCCCGAGATCGACTTCCAGAAGCAGTATTACTATGCTCGGCCCAAGAGCATGGCGACCAAGCCGAAATCGCTTGATGACGTCGATCCCAAACTGCTGGACACCTATAAGAAACTGGGCATCCCGCTGAAGGAGCAGATGATCCTCGCCGGTGTCGAAGGTGCCGAGGACGCACCTGCCGAGGGCCGCAAGGTCGCCGTGGATGCGGTGTTCGATTCCGTTTCCGTTGGCACCACCTTCCAAGAGGAACTGAAGAAGGCTGGCGTCATCTTCTGTTCGATCTCGGAAGCGATCCGCGAGCATCCTGAGCTAGTGCGCAGGTACCTTGGCTCGGTCGTGCCGGTGAACGACAACTTCTATGCGACACTGAACTCCGCTGTCTTCTCCGACGGGTCGTTCGTCTATGTGCCGCCGGGCGTGCGCTGCCCGATGGAACTGTCGACCTACTTCCGCATCAACGCTGAAAACACCGGCCAGTTCGAGCGGACGCTTATCATCGCGGACAAAGGCTCTTACGTCAGCTACCTCGAAGGCTGCACCGCGCCGCAGCGTGATGAGTCGCAGCTGCACGCAGCGGTCGTGGAAATCATCATCGAAGAAGATGCAGAGGTGAAATACTCCACCGTTCAGAACTGGTATCCCGGTGATGAGAACGGCAAGGGCGGTATCTATAACTTCGTGACCAAACGCGCCGATTGCCGCGGCGACCGCGCTAAAGTGATGTGGACGCAGGTCGAAACCGGCTCTGCCGTGACGTGGAAATACCCGTCCTGCATCCTGCGCGGCGACGACAGCCAAGGCGAGTTCTACTCCATCGCCATCGCCAACAACATGCAGCAGGCCGACACGGGCACCAAGATGATCCACCTCGGCAAGCGCACCAAGTCGCGCATCGTGTCCAAGGGCATCTCGGCTGGTAAGGCGCAGAACACCTACCGCGGTCTGGTATCGATGCACCCCAAAGCCAAGGAATCGCGCAACTATACACAGTGTGACAGCTTGCTGATTGGGTCGGAATGTGGGGCGCACACGGTGCCTTATATCGAGGTCAAGAATAACAGCAGCCGGGTGGAACATGAGGCGACAACCTCCAAGGTGGACGACGATCAGATGTTCTACTGCCGCTCGCGTGGCATGGACGAGGAAGAGGCCGTCGCACTGGTCGTGAACGGTTTCTGCAAAGACGTTCTGCAGGCCTTGCCGATGGAATTTGCTATGGAAGCTCAAGCACTTGTGGCGATCTCACTGGAAGGCTCTGTCGGTTAA
- a CDS encoding polysaccharide pyruvyl transferase family protein: MSLDAAHTPLRLHWWKAQPNFGDALSPLILSHVSGRRVVHAPVDDADVFGLGSLLQLVRRNFDKPRETGKPVIWGSGLLRPPGGRGFLKNVDVALLRGPITAALLGIETDVFGDPGLLVGDVLPAEGARTDKIGIVPHHTLADDPKLLELVASDSAYVLIDPRSPAEVVCAAIASCAHVFASSLHGLITADAYGVSNTWVAPEGQGRLKFHDYAASVGRAMRAPIALDQIASAPKPDAALTYQDGIDACRLALVDSFPAALCARQGAA, from the coding sequence ATGAGCCTTGATGCCGCGCATACGCCTCTTCGCCTGCATTGGTGGAAAGCGCAGCCGAATTTCGGCGATGCGCTGAGCCCGCTGATCCTGAGCCATGTCTCAGGGCGGCGGGTGGTGCATGCGCCTGTGGACGACGCGGATGTCTTTGGTCTCGGTTCGCTTTTGCAGCTTGTCCGGCGTAATTTCGACAAGCCGCGCGAAACAGGCAAACCTGTGATCTGGGGCAGCGGGTTGCTGCGTCCGCCGGGCGGGCGGGGCTTTCTCAAAAACGTCGATGTGGCTTTGCTGCGGGGACCTATCACAGCGGCACTCTTGGGGATTGAAACCGATGTCTTCGGGGACCCCGGTCTGCTGGTCGGTGATGTGCTTCCCGCTGAGGGCGCGCGCACTGACAAGATCGGCATTGTCCCACATCATACCTTGGCGGATGACCCCAAGCTGCTGGAATTGGTCGCATCAGACAGCGCCTATGTGCTGATTGATCCGCGAAGCCCAGCAGAAGTTGTCTGTGCCGCGATTGCATCTTGCGCACATGTTTTTGCTTCTTCCCTCCATGGGTTGATTACCGCAGATGCCTACGGGGTGTCCAACACATGGGTCGCACCTGAGGGGCAAGGTCGGCTCAAGTTCCACGATTATGCGGCATCTGTGGGCCGGGCTATGCGCGCACCGATTGCTTTAGACCAGATTGCCAGCGCTCCCAAACCAGACGCAGCACTGACCTATCAAGACGGAATCGACGCTTGCCGCCTAGCGCTGGTGGACAGCTTTCCCGCCGCGCTCTGCGCCCGTCAGGGGGCGGCATGA
- the sufC gene encoding Fe-S cluster assembly ATPase SufC, which yields MLSIKNLHVKLEEEDKQILKGVDLEVEAGKVHAIMGPNGSGKSTLSYVLSGKDGYEVTDGSATLEGNDLLDLEPEERAAAGLFLAFQYPVEIPGVGNMTFLRTAVNAQRKARGEEEMSAADFLKVIRAKAKDLKIDADMLKRPVNMGFSGGEKKRNEILQMAMLEPKMCILDETDSGLDVDAMKLVAEGVNALRTEGRGFLVITHYQRLLDHIKPDVVHIMSDGRIIKTGGPELALEVENNGYADILAEVV from the coding sequence ATGCTGAGCATCAAAAACCTGCACGTAAAATTGGAAGAAGAGGACAAGCAGATCCTCAAAGGCGTCGATCTGGAAGTCGAAGCCGGCAAGGTGCACGCCATCATGGGGCCGAACGGCTCGGGCAAGTCGACGCTGAGCTATGTGCTGTCGGGCAAAGACGGCTATGAAGTCACCGACGGTTCCGCAACGCTTGAAGGCAACGACTTGCTTGATCTGGAACCCGAAGAGCGCGCCGCGGCGGGCCTCTTCCTTGCTTTCCAATACCCGGTGGAGATCCCCGGCGTCGGCAACATGACCTTCCTGCGCACCGCGGTGAACGCTCAGCGCAAGGCGCGCGGCGAAGAAGAAATGTCGGCGGCTGACTTCCTCAAGGTGATCCGCGCCAAGGCGAAAGATCTGAAGATTGACGCGGATATGCTGAAGCGCCCCGTGAACATGGGCTTCTCTGGTGGCGAGAAAAAGCGCAACGAAATCCTGCAGATGGCCATGCTTGAACCAAAGATGTGCATCTTGGATGAGACGGATTCGGGCCTTGACGTAGACGCAATGAAACTGGTGGCCGAGGGCGTTAACGCGCTGCGCACTGAGGGTCGTGGTTTCCTCGTCATCACCCACTACCAGCGTCTTCTGGACCACATCAAACCAGACGTCGTGCACATCATGTCCGATGGCCGCATCATCAAAACGGGTGGCCCCGAGCTGGCGCTGGAAGTTGAAAACAACGGTTACGCCGACATCCTCGCCGAGGTGGTGTAA
- the sufD gene encoding Fe-S cluster assembly protein SufD, which yields MAEAKLQETSTEAMIASLDMPQGGWAQAAREDALARVRTMGLPQRRDEYWKFTRPDTLTQAEALPAAILDHGDAPLFDDTERLRIVFVDGVFDAEASDDLSLEGVKIERLAAANTDLHWARDLYGALEKNGQTPVARPLAALNTAFATDGVLIHVTGKPSKPINLVYHHKSETSDAMLHHVVKLDTGAEVTLLENGPAAARFNTVMEVDVADTARFHHVRAQGRDHERRAATHLFTRLGTESLFKSFTVTVNGAMTRNECVIELTGDDASAHVAGACVGDGDFHHDDTVFITHDAVNCESRQVYKKVLRNGATGVFQGKILVKEGAQKTDGYQISQSLLLDGDSQFLAKPELEIYADDVACSHGSTSGAIDEEALFYLRARGVSHAEATDLLTLAFLAEAVEEIEAEGLREEINGRLSSWLERRSS from the coding sequence ATGGCCGAAGCGAAACTGCAAGAAACCTCAACCGAAGCGATGATTGCATCGCTTGATATGCCGCAGGGTGGTTGGGCTCAAGCGGCGCGTGAAGACGCGCTGGCACGGGTTCGCACCATGGGCTTGCCGCAGCGTCGCGATGAATATTGGAAATTCACGCGGCCTGACACGCTGACTCAAGCCGAGGCGCTGCCCGCTGCGATCCTTGATCACGGTGACGCGCCGCTCTTTGACGACACCGAGCGTTTGCGGATCGTTTTCGTCGACGGTGTCTTTGACGCGGAAGCCTCCGACGATCTGTCATTGGAAGGTGTTAAAATCGAACGGCTGGCTGCGGCCAACACCGATCTGCACTGGGCGCGTGATCTCTATGGTGCGCTTGAGAAGAACGGCCAAACGCCTGTTGCACGGCCCCTTGCGGCGCTGAACACGGCCTTCGCAACGGACGGAGTGCTGATCCATGTGACCGGTAAGCCGAGTAAACCGATCAATCTGGTTTATCACCATAAATCAGAGACTTCCGACGCGATGTTGCACCATGTTGTCAAGCTCGACACTGGTGCTGAAGTGACCCTGTTGGAGAACGGCCCCGCGGCTGCACGCTTTAACACAGTCATGGAAGTCGACGTTGCTGATACCGCGCGTTTCCACCATGTGCGTGCTCAGGGGCGTGACCATGAACGCCGCGCGGCGACGCATCTTTTCACCCGGTTGGGCACCGAGTCGCTGTTCAAAAGCTTTACCGTGACCGTCAACGGCGCGATGACGCGCAATGAATGCGTGATCGAATTGACCGGCGACGATGCCTCGGCTCATGTGGCGGGCGCTTGTGTTGGCGATGGCGATTTTCACCATGACGACACAGTGTTCATTACCCATGACGCGGTGAATTGTGAAAGCCGTCAGGTCTATAAGAAGGTGCTTCGTAACGGGGCAACGGGTGTCTTTCAGGGCAAAATTCTTGTCAAAGAAGGGGCGCAGAAGACTGATGGCTACCAGATCAGCCAGTCGCTGCTGCTGGACGGAGACAGCCAGTTCCTTGCCAAGCCAGAGCTTGAGATCTACGCCGATGACGTGGCCTGTTCGCATGGTTCCACCTCGGGCGCGATCGACGAAGAAGCGCTGTTCTACCTGCGCGCGCGGGGCGTTTCTCATGCCGAGGCGACCGAC